The proteins below are encoded in one region of Tessaracoccus aquimaris:
- a CDS encoding DUF1345 domain-containing protein codes for MEATAAPERRFWPRSETVRALLSSGSGVVLGVAGGLLLAQAIGLGAGPRLILVLCLMATTFSLCHGVATYFTFRGLRGDELNSAMCESVSPHKSRLTTFLVGADGPVWSVSIALVAMFAVLFVLTVPDLEVPPVVLAVTIVMVIASWLDVAITYAAYYARLDRLRTALIFPDHHARSFSDYLYLAFAVQATFGTTDVSTARTYMRRALTGHALLAFVFNTVIVAILVSLLVGGAQG; via the coding sequence ATGGAAGCCACCGCTGCCCCCGAACGGCGGTTCTGGCCGCGCTCCGAGACGGTGCGCGCCCTGCTCTCCTCCGGCTCTGGCGTCGTGCTCGGGGTAGCGGGGGGCCTGCTGCTGGCGCAAGCCATCGGCTTGGGCGCGGGGCCGAGACTCATCCTCGTCCTCTGCCTGATGGCGACGACGTTCTCCCTCTGCCACGGCGTCGCCACCTACTTCACGTTCCGCGGACTGCGCGGGGATGAGCTCAACTCGGCCATGTGTGAGTCGGTCTCGCCGCACAAGAGCCGCCTCACGACGTTCCTGGTGGGCGCAGACGGACCGGTCTGGTCGGTGTCGATCGCCCTGGTCGCCATGTTCGCGGTGCTGTTCGTGTTGACGGTCCCCGACCTGGAGGTTCCACCCGTCGTGCTTGCGGTCACGATCGTCATGGTCATCGCGTCCTGGCTCGACGTCGCCATCACCTACGCCGCCTACTACGCGCGACTCGATCGGCTCCGCACCGCGCTGATCTTCCCCGACCACCATGCGCGCAGCTTCTCCGACTATCTCTACCTCGCCTTCGCGGTCCAGGCCACGTTCGGCACGACCGACGTCTCGACCGCCCGAACCTACATGCGTCGCGCCCTGACCGGCCACGCCCTGCTCGCCTTCGTCTTCAACACCGTGATCGTGGCGATCCTGGTGTCGCTGCTGGTCGGCGGGGCACAGGGGTAA
- a CDS encoding DUF4919 domain-containing protein, giving the protein MALPESLRLFVSEPTATNAAALRSDIRSVPGFDPAASWVQVVDPLIEAGRHQEALDAITATLPASLMSPVMHLLASHCFRALGRDEEARFEATLTEAAIRLITAFGDGDEDSPWPVLRVGDEYDALVALGLRSTRQSVYERGERTFDVHETANDREVWFELVG; this is encoded by the coding sequence GTGGCCTTACCAGAGAGCTTGCGGCTGTTCGTCTCCGAGCCGACCGCGACCAACGCAGCCGCACTGCGCTCCGACATCCGCAGTGTTCCGGGGTTCGATCCCGCGGCCAGTTGGGTGCAGGTCGTCGACCCGCTGATCGAGGCCGGCCGACACCAGGAGGCGCTCGACGCGATCACCGCGACGCTGCCCGCCTCCCTGATGAGCCCGGTGATGCACCTGCTCGCGTCCCACTGCTTCCGCGCGCTCGGCCGGGACGAGGAGGCGCGCTTCGAGGCAACCCTCACGGAGGCGGCCATCCGGCTCATCACGGCATTCGGCGACGGCGACGAGGACTCGCCCTGGCCCGTGCTTCGCGTCGGCGACGAGTACGACGCACTGGTGGCGCTCGGGCTCCGGTCCACCAGACAGAGCGTCTACGAGCGCGGCGAGCGCACGTTCGACGTGCACGAAACGGCAAACGATCGGGAGGTGTGGTTTGAACTGGTCGGATGA
- a CDS encoding LacI family DNA-binding transcriptional regulator, with protein sequence MARLAGVSLASTSRALHGSGASPAMIEKVQTAADELGYRPNAAGRSLRMKRTFQIEFAVADIGNPVYVEMMTAIHAVLAPHGYRTVVSSMGDQADSAISVLRALDDGHVDGVIISPLRVNDEFVELVRSAEVPIVAIGRSLLDHGIDSVSTDSAMGIGIAVAHLTQQGRRRIAFLNGPTDTTPGEHRQRGFDAAVSDPSFAGESLGTEVADDFTVSAGVRAAHHLLDRIDGPVDAIVAANDLLAIGVLRAARERGLSVPDDLAVTGMDDTEIGRAVLPSLTSVSLGTAERGRVAAELMLARLSESQQAPQLSTIGPELMVRESSVRSTR encoded by the coding sequence GTGGCGAGGCTCGCAGGAGTCTCGCTCGCCTCCACGTCGCGCGCGCTGCACGGCTCCGGCGCGAGCCCGGCGATGATAGAGAAGGTGCAGACGGCCGCCGACGAACTCGGCTACCGGCCCAACGCCGCGGGCCGCTCCCTGCGGATGAAGCGGACGTTCCAGATCGAGTTCGCCGTCGCGGACATCGGCAACCCCGTCTACGTCGAGATGATGACGGCCATCCACGCGGTGCTCGCCCCGCACGGCTACCGCACGGTCGTCTCAAGCATGGGCGACCAGGCCGACTCGGCGATCTCGGTGTTGCGGGCCCTCGACGACGGGCACGTGGACGGCGTCATCATCTCCCCGCTGCGCGTCAACGACGAGTTCGTCGAGTTGGTGCGCTCCGCGGAGGTGCCGATCGTCGCCATCGGCCGGTCCCTGCTCGACCACGGCATCGACTCCGTCTCCACCGACTCGGCGATGGGCATCGGGATCGCCGTGGCGCACCTCACCCAGCAGGGGAGGCGCCGCATCGCCTTCCTCAACGGCCCCACCGACACCACCCCCGGCGAGCATCGGCAGCGCGGCTTCGACGCCGCCGTCAGCGACCCGTCCTTCGCGGGCGAGAGCCTCGGCACCGAGGTGGCGGACGACTTCACCGTCTCGGCGGGGGTCCGCGCGGCGCACCACCTCCTCGACCGGATCGACGGCCCCGTCGACGCCATCGTCGCCGCCAACGACCTGCTTGCGATCGGCGTGCTGCGCGCAGCGCGGGAGCGGGGCCTGAGCGTCCCCGATGACCTCGCCGTCACGGGCATGGACGACACCGAGATCGGGCGCGCCGTCCTGCCGAGCCTCACCAGCGTCTCCCTCGGGACGGCCGAACGTGGCCGGGTCGCGGCCGAGCTGATGCTGGCCCGGCTCTCCGAATCGCAACAAGCCCCCCAACTCTCGACCATCGGCCCCGAGCTGATGGTCCGGGAGTCGAGTGTGAGGAGCACCCGTTGA
- a CDS encoding ADP-ribosylglycohydrolase family protein: MRLTWAQPEDLLAHEFVAAAADRKAIDAVRDAWIAAGGDPVPAVSGAGPNPATPELRDLARRLLADLDALPATPDPAQPEEWADIVALLPAAAVVPAGEDLEARLLGAWTGRAAGCLLGKPVEKIPREGIEEIARATGRWPISRWFTEVGLPDDVAARWPWNKRSRPTSLEENIDGMPEDDDLNYPILALALLERHGRGFGTDDVAQLWLENLPAGRVFTAERIALRNILEARPVPETAAHQNPFREWIGALIRTDVFGWINPGDVLAAAELAWRDARLSHTRNGVYGAMWAAALGAASMVATDVDEVLDLASTVVPPCSRLADAIALGRSAAAETDLTEPGIRAALDRIHAELGDLHWVHVLNNAAVIAYALAAGRGDFGQSIALAVTAGWDTDSAGATVGAVVGALNGVDGMGAQWVEPIKGRIATSMPGGEQPIAALAARTLALARA, from the coding sequence ATGAGGCTCACCTGGGCCCAGCCTGAAGACCTCCTCGCGCACGAGTTCGTCGCGGCCGCGGCAGACAGGAAGGCCATCGACGCCGTCCGGGACGCCTGGATCGCGGCTGGCGGCGACCCGGTCCCCGCCGTGAGCGGCGCCGGGCCGAACCCCGCAACGCCTGAACTGCGCGACCTGGCGCGGCGACTCCTCGCCGACCTCGACGCGCTGCCCGCCACCCCCGACCCGGCGCAGCCGGAGGAGTGGGCCGACATCGTCGCGCTGCTTCCCGCCGCCGCCGTCGTCCCCGCGGGTGAGGACCTCGAGGCGCGCCTGCTTGGCGCCTGGACGGGCCGCGCCGCGGGCTGCCTGCTCGGCAAGCCCGTCGAGAAGATCCCTCGTGAGGGCATCGAGGAGATCGCCCGGGCGACCGGACGCTGGCCCATCTCGCGGTGGTTCACCGAGGTCGGCCTCCCCGACGACGTCGCGGCGCGCTGGCCCTGGAACAAGCGCTCCCGGCCCACGTCGCTCGAGGAGAACATCGACGGCATGCCCGAGGACGACGACCTCAACTACCCGATCCTCGCCCTTGCGCTGCTCGAGCGCCACGGCCGCGGTTTCGGCACCGACGACGTCGCCCAACTGTGGCTGGAGAACCTACCTGCCGGCCGCGTGTTCACCGCCGAGCGGATCGCGCTGCGCAACATCCTCGAGGCGCGTCCAGTGCCCGAGACCGCCGCGCACCAGAACCCGTTCCGCGAGTGGATCGGCGCCCTGATCCGCACCGACGTGTTCGGCTGGATCAACCCGGGCGACGTGCTCGCCGCGGCCGAACTCGCCTGGCGCGACGCCCGGCTCAGCCACACCCGCAACGGCGTCTATGGCGCCATGTGGGCCGCGGCTCTCGGCGCAGCGTCGATGGTCGCCACCGACGTCGACGAGGTCCTCGACCTGGCCTCCACCGTCGTGCCGCCCTGCAGCAGGCTCGCCGACGCGATCGCGCTCGGCAGGTCCGCCGCTGCGGAGACCGACCTCACCGAGCCGGGCATCCGCGCCGCGCTCGACCGGATCCACGCCGAGCTGGGCGACCTGCATTGGGTGCACGTCCTCAACAACGCCGCCGTGATCGCCTACGCGCTCGCCGCGGGCAGGGGAGACTTCGGGCAGAGCATTGCGCTCGCCGTCACCGCTGGATGGGACACCGACTCGGCAGGTGCAACCGTCGGCGCGGTCGTCGGGGCCCTCAACGGCGTCGATGGCATGGGTGCCCAATGGGTCGAGCCGATCAAGGGCCGCATCGCCACGTCGATGCCAGGCGGCGAACAGCCGATCGCCGCACTCGCCGCGCGCACCCTCGCCCTGGCGCGCGCCTGA
- a CDS encoding thiamine pyrophosphate-binding protein encodes MNVAEVVGTTLAKLGVGHVFGVVGSGNFAMVRAMRDSGMPYTAARHEGGAASMADAYSRTAGRVAVVTTHQGCGFTNALTGVTEAAKSRTPLIVLTADAPPAARFNNFRIDQDAAARALGAVAERVYSPSTAAADTERAWTTAVRDRRTVVLSVPIDLLELPTPSPTMGSLGDGGHRDDPRATRPDPASAQALADLLASAERPVLIAGRGAREAGAAISRLARSCGALLATSAVVKGLFRGDADGRPPQHDGADLGNSGGFATPLAAELIADADVVVGFGCALNNWTTRHGRLLGPEARLAQVDLDPLAIGAHRPVDLGVVGDSALVADDVAALLPGSRVGYRTEEVLARISGEGRWRDVGFTPLDEDGRIDPRTVTIALDDALPAERVVAVDSGNFMGYPSQFLDVPDVAGFCFTQAFQSIGLGLATAIGAAVARPDRIPVLGTGDGGFHMAIADLETAVRLRLPLVVLVYHDASYSAEVHHFRSSDDAVAFPDTDLAAVARGFGADGITVRSVGDLAAMTEAVRACVERPSGEARPLVIDAKIASDGGSWWLAEAFRSH; translated from the coding sequence GTGAACGTCGCCGAGGTCGTCGGAACCACCCTCGCCAAGCTGGGCGTGGGGCACGTCTTCGGGGTCGTCGGCTCCGGCAACTTCGCCATGGTGCGCGCCATGCGCGACTCCGGCATGCCCTACACCGCGGCCCGACACGAGGGCGGCGCGGCGAGCATGGCGGACGCCTACTCCCGCACCGCTGGACGGGTGGCGGTCGTCACCACGCACCAGGGCTGCGGCTTCACCAACGCTCTGACGGGCGTGACGGAGGCGGCCAAGTCCCGCACCCCACTGATCGTGCTGACCGCCGACGCGCCCCCCGCCGCCCGGTTCAACAACTTCCGCATCGACCAGGACGCCGCCGCCCGCGCGCTGGGCGCCGTCGCGGAGCGCGTCTACTCGCCCTCCACCGCCGCCGCCGACACCGAGCGGGCCTGGACGACCGCCGTCCGGGATCGGCGCACCGTCGTCCTCAGCGTCCCCATCGACCTCCTCGAACTCCCCACCCCTTCACCGACCATGGGGTCCCTCGGGGATGGCGGCCATCGCGACGACCCGCGCGCCACCAGGCCCGATCCGGCCAGCGCCCAGGCGCTGGCCGACCTGCTGGCCAGCGCAGAGAGACCCGTGCTGATCGCGGGACGGGGAGCCCGCGAGGCAGGCGCCGCCATCTCCCGGCTGGCTCGCTCGTGCGGGGCGCTGCTGGCGACAAGCGCCGTCGTCAAGGGCCTCTTCCGTGGCGACGCGGACGGCCGCCCCCCGCAGCACGACGGCGCCGACCTCGGCAACTCCGGCGGCTTCGCCACCCCCCTCGCCGCAGAACTGATCGCCGACGCGGACGTGGTGGTCGGCTTCGGCTGCGCGCTCAACAACTGGACCACGCGCCACGGGCGCCTGCTCGGGCCGGAGGCGAGGCTCGCCCAGGTCGACCTCGACCCGCTCGCCATCGGGGCCCACCGCCCTGTCGACCTCGGCGTGGTCGGCGACAGCGCGCTCGTGGCCGACGACGTCGCGGCGCTGCTGCCCGGGTCGAGGGTCGGCTACCGCACCGAGGAGGTGCTCGCCAGGATCTCCGGGGAGGGGCGGTGGCGCGACGTCGGCTTCACGCCGCTCGACGAGGACGGCCGGATCGACCCCCGCACCGTCACGATCGCGCTCGACGATGCCCTGCCCGCCGAGCGGGTGGTCGCCGTCGACAGCGGCAACTTCATGGGCTACCCCAGCCAGTTCCTCGACGTGCCCGATGTCGCAGGCTTCTGCTTCACGCAGGCGTTCCAGTCGATCGGGCTGGGGTTGGCCACCGCGATCGGCGCCGCGGTCGCCCGGCCCGACCGCATCCCGGTGCTCGGCACCGGAGACGGCGGCTTCCACATGGCGATCGCCGACCTGGAGACGGCGGTGCGGCTCCGCCTCCCGCTGGTGGTCCTCGTCTACCACGACGCCAGTTACTCGGCCGAGGTGCACCACTTCCGCTCCTCGGACGACGCGGTCGCCTTCCCCGACACCGACCTGGCGGCCGTCGCCCGCGGCTTCGGGGCCGATGGCATCACGGTCCGGTCGGTCGGCGATCTCGCCGCGATGACGGAGGCCGTCAGGGCCTGCGTCGAGCGCCCGTCGGGCGAGGCCCGTCCGCTGGTGATCGACGCCAAGATCGCCTCCGACGGTGGGAGTTGGTGGCTGGCCGAGGCCTTCCGGTCGCACTGA
- a CDS encoding carbohydrate ABC transporter permease yields the protein MTTATVTSRRRRVSGLEKSRRREAAVLVLPSLIPILVLSVAPLVMGIALAFTDARLVRRPKYEFVGVDNFIDLFSNAMFWQSFRIGMVWAVSVTLLQLLFALGLALLLNSDLKFQGLTRVLALIPWAMPPVVVAIMWQMIYAPNGPLNGVLGAFGLSGETNWLANFSTALPAVVLVGVWVGMPQTTVTLLAGLQQIPDELNEAASVDGANAWQRFRSVTWPSLRPIVTSITSLNFIWNFNSFSLVYVLTEGGPGGKTMLPMLFTYLEAFKNRNIGYAAAMGVVLVVVVVALLAVYLWAQFRQDDDGRKVK from the coding sequence TTGACTACCGCCACGGTGACGAGCAGGCGCAGAAGGGTGTCGGGACTCGAGAAGTCCCGTCGCCGTGAAGCCGCCGTGCTCGTCCTGCCTTCCCTGATCCCCATCCTCGTCCTGAGCGTCGCCCCGCTGGTGATGGGCATCGCCCTCGCCTTCACCGACGCCCGCCTCGTCCGCAGGCCCAAGTACGAGTTCGTCGGCGTCGACAACTTCATCGACCTGTTCAGCAACGCGATGTTCTGGCAGTCGTTCCGCATCGGCATGGTGTGGGCGGTCTCCGTGACGCTGCTGCAGTTGCTCTTCGCGCTCGGCCTGGCGCTGCTGCTCAACTCCGATCTGAAGTTCCAGGGCCTGACCCGCGTGCTCGCGCTGATCCCCTGGGCGATGCCGCCCGTGGTGGTTGCGATCATGTGGCAGATGATCTACGCCCCGAACGGGCCCCTCAACGGCGTGCTCGGCGCGTTCGGGCTCTCGGGCGAGACGAACTGGCTCGCGAACTTCTCGACGGCGCTGCCCGCGGTCGTGCTGGTGGGCGTCTGGGTCGGCATGCCGCAGACCACCGTCACGCTGCTCGCCGGGCTGCAGCAGATCCCGGATGAACTCAACGAGGCCGCCTCCGTCGACGGCGCCAACGCTTGGCAGCGCTTCCGGTCGGTCACCTGGCCCAGCCTGCGACCGATCGTGACCTCCATCACCAGCCTGAACTTCATCTGGAACTTCAACTCGTTCTCGCTGGTCTACGTCCTCACCGAGGGCGGCCCCGGCGGCAAGACCATGCTGCCGATGCTGTTCACCTACCTGGAGGCGTTCAAGAACCGCAACATCGGCTACGCCGCCGCGATGGGCGTCGTGCTCGTCGTCGTGGTCGTCGCGCTGCTCGCCGTGTACCTGTGGGCCCAGTTCCGCCAGGACGATGACGGAAGGAAGGTCAAGTGA
- a CDS encoding carbohydrate ABC transporter permease: protein MRRLTRPAQYLALLAYIVFLGFPLLWLISASFKSSAELNSLSISLIPRNFTFDNYPLALERQGLVSSAFNSLAVALGSTLLVILISIPAAYVLARIKGKIRAVGVGWILVSQVFPVILIILPLFLILRTLNLTDSLIGLTLVHTTYTLPFALWMLQGYVAGIPVDLEEAGSVDGAGRLQVLARIIFPLLVPGIVATAMFSFVSSWNEFFFALVLLQSPENYTLPITLKMFIGGEGKVALGPLAAGSVLAAIPSIVFFSIMQRKLTRGLMAGAVKG from the coding sequence ATGCGACGCCTCACCCGCCCCGCGCAGTACCTTGCGCTGCTCGCCTACATCGTCTTCCTCGGGTTCCCGCTGTTGTGGCTGATCTCGGCCTCGTTCAAGTCGTCCGCCGAGCTCAACTCGCTGTCGATCAGCCTGATCCCGCGCAACTTCACGTTCGACAACTACCCGCTGGCGCTCGAGCGTCAGGGCCTGGTCTCCTCGGCGTTCAACTCGCTTGCCGTGGCGCTCGGATCGACGCTGCTCGTCATCCTGATCTCGATCCCCGCCGCCTACGTGCTCGCCAGGATCAAGGGCAAGATCCGCGCCGTCGGCGTCGGCTGGATCCTGGTCAGTCAGGTCTTCCCCGTCATCCTGATCATCCTCCCGCTGTTCCTGATCCTGCGGACGCTCAACCTGACCGACAGCCTCATCGGCCTGACGCTGGTGCACACCACCTACACGCTCCCGTTCGCGCTGTGGATGCTGCAGGGCTACGTCGCGGGCATCCCCGTCGACCTGGAGGAGGCGGGCTCCGTCGACGGAGCGGGTCGCCTGCAGGTGCTCGCCCGGATCATCTTCCCGCTCCTGGTTCCGGGCATCGTCGCGACCGCGATGTTCTCCTTCGTGTCGAGTTGGAACGAGTTCTTCTTCGCACTCGTCCTGCTGCAGTCGCCGGAGAACTACACCCTGCCAATCACGCTGAAGATGTTCATCGGCGGCGAGGGCAAGGTCGCGCTCGGCCCGCTCGCGGCCGGCTCGGTGCTCGCGGCGATCCCCAGCATCGTCTTCTTCTCGATCATGCAACGAAAGCTCACCCGCGGCCTGATGGCAGGCGCGGTCAAGGGCTGA
- a CDS encoding ABC transporter substrate-binding protein → MMRRGATLAAGFAALALALTACGGAADEPSAKPTDAGATSDAQPAEKVDLKFQSLSDQPATIEVTKQIVDKWNTDNPNIQVEIVPAGWDGIYDKLIAQFNGGAAPDIIHYEAASIVPFARDGYLADLGEHMSEERKKDIPEGILKSVTVDDQIVAYPTELQSYMVFANTKLLKDAGVEVPTGETMTWDQLREMSKKATANGVSGIGWGLASPTAAFMAMGPGFDGTFFEGTGTDAKINVGDNELAIPELVHEMAYTDKSLLPVTLTQSGGKTLPYFYDGKIAMTIQGSYQAANIAKDAPEGFEWTVLPPLEGTAGANQAANPQTLSVNVDSEHVKESVQFIEYFTNTENLAAVNKADALIPATTSAQEALAKEMEGETGWDNILKSGSHMTDAPYLFADAYAQWKDTVATPAFQRYLANEIDKAGLQKALTDGWDQVNR, encoded by the coding sequence ATGATGAGAAGAGGCGCAACCCTTGCCGCGGGCTTCGCGGCCCTGGCCCTGGCCTTGACGGCCTGTGGCGGCGCGGCCGACGAGCCGTCCGCCAAGCCGACCGACGCAGGTGCGACCAGCGACGCCCAGCCTGCGGAGAAGGTCGACCTGAAGTTCCAGTCCCTCTCCGACCAGCCGGCCACCATCGAGGTGACCAAGCAGATCGTCGACAAGTGGAACACCGACAACCCCAACATCCAGGTCGAGATCGTCCCGGCGGGTTGGGACGGCATCTACGACAAGCTGATCGCGCAGTTCAACGGCGGCGCGGCCCCCGACATCATCCACTACGAGGCCGCCAGCATCGTGCCCTTCGCGCGTGACGGCTACCTGGCCGACCTGGGCGAGCACATGTCGGAGGAGCGGAAGAAGGACATCCCCGAGGGCATCCTCAAGTCGGTCACCGTCGACGACCAGATCGTCGCCTACCCGACCGAACTGCAGTCCTACATGGTCTTCGCCAACACCAAGTTGCTGAAGGATGCGGGCGTCGAGGTCCCCACCGGCGAGACCATGACGTGGGACCAGTTGCGCGAGATGTCCAAGAAGGCCACCGCCAACGGGGTCTCCGGCATCGGCTGGGGCCTCGCCTCGCCGACCGCCGCCTTCATGGCGATGGGCCCCGGCTTCGACGGCACCTTCTTCGAGGGAACCGGGACGGACGCCAAGATCAACGTCGGCGACAACGAACTGGCGATCCCCGAACTCGTCCACGAGATGGCCTACACCGACAAGTCCCTGCTGCCCGTCACCCTGACCCAGTCCGGCGGCAAGACGCTTCCCTACTTCTACGATGGCAAGATCGCCATGACGATCCAGGGCTCGTACCAGGCGGCCAACATCGCCAAGGACGCACCTGAGGGCTTCGAGTGGACCGTTCTTCCGCCGCTCGAGGGCACCGCGGGCGCCAACCAGGCCGCCAACCCGCAGACCCTCTCCGTCAACGTCGACTCCGAGCACGTCAAGGAGTCGGTGCAGTTCATCGAGTACTTCACCAACACGGAGAACCTGGCGGCGGTCAACAAGGCAGACGCGCTGATCCCCGCCACCACCTCGGCCCAGGAGGCCCTCGCCAAGGAGATGGAGGGTGAGACCGGCTGGGACAACATCCTGAAGTCCGGCTCGCACATGACGGATGCGCCGTACCTGTTCGCCGACGCGTACGCGCAGTGGAAGGACACCGTCGCGACGCCCGCCTTCCAGCGCTACCTGGCAAACGAGATCGACAAGGCAGGTCTCCAGAAGGCGCTGACCGATGGTTGGGACCAGGTCAACCGCTAA
- a CDS encoding ADP-ribosylglycohydrolase family protein, with protein MSWLQDRCVAVITGAAVGDALGGAIEGWTPEQIEERHGGRVAGIVEPWFENWRTARPIAPYHKGDGHITDDTLMTRLLVEVYAKRRRHLDAYDVAKDLVPLMIGEPRWIPEFEAEALILQRVFLAEKWLVARLHYGHVDPREAGVGNVVNCGATMYMAPVGLANAGDPDAAYAEAIDITGAHQSSYGREAAGVFAAMVAASVAPGATVAGVVDHAIRVSHDGTRAALEAVRDAVAGVARPSTDDERRALGRVIREAVAPFDSVGPEYRNMSMDARRPSRTKSIEELPVAVGMLLGYQGDFRESVLGSVNYGRDADSIAVMAGAVAAGLGGADSVPAEWIDDIEKASRFDLRGTGELMGRAARAIAEDDRAAATAKLALLKGIGEAKG; from the coding sequence GTGAGCTGGCTGCAGGACCGTTGCGTCGCCGTCATCACAGGAGCCGCCGTGGGCGATGCCCTTGGCGGAGCGATCGAGGGCTGGACGCCCGAGCAGATCGAGGAGCGGCACGGGGGCCGGGTCGCGGGCATCGTCGAGCCCTGGTTCGAGAACTGGCGCACCGCCCGCCCCATCGCCCCGTACCACAAGGGCGACGGCCACATCACCGACGACACCCTCATGACAAGGCTCCTGGTCGAGGTCTACGCCAAGCGCCGCCGCCACCTGGACGCCTACGACGTGGCCAAGGACCTCGTCCCGCTGATGATCGGCGAGCCGCGCTGGATCCCCGAGTTCGAGGCGGAGGCGCTGATCCTGCAACGCGTCTTCCTCGCCGAGAAGTGGCTCGTCGCGCGCCTGCACTACGGCCACGTCGACCCCCGCGAGGCGGGCGTCGGCAACGTCGTCAACTGCGGGGCCACCATGTACATGGCCCCCGTCGGGCTGGCCAACGCTGGCGACCCGGACGCCGCCTACGCCGAGGCGATCGACATCACAGGGGCCCACCAGTCCAGCTACGGGCGCGAGGCCGCGGGCGTGTTCGCCGCGATGGTCGCCGCGTCCGTCGCGCCCGGCGCCACCGTCGCGGGCGTCGTCGACCACGCCATCCGCGTGTCGCACGACGGCACCCGCGCCGCGCTCGAGGCCGTCCGCGACGCCGTCGCGGGCGTTGCACGCCCGAGCACCGACGACGAGCGCCGCGCACTCGGCCGCGTGATCCGGGAGGCGGTCGCCCCGTTCGACTCGGTCGGCCCCGAGTACCGCAACATGTCGATGGACGCGAGGCGCCCATCGCGCACCAAGTCGATCGAGGAACTCCCCGTCGCCGTCGGCATGCTGCTCGGCTACCAGGGCGACTTCCGCGAGTCCGTGCTCGGCTCCGTCAACTACGGCCGCGACGCCGACTCCATCGCCGTGATGGCGGGCGCCGTCGCCGCGGGCCTCGGTGGGGCCGACAGCGTGCCTGCCGAGTGGATCGACGACATTGAGAAGGCAAGCCGGTTCGACCTGCGCGGCACGGGCGAACTGATGGGCCGCGCCGCCCGGGCCATCGCCGAGGACGACCGCGCGGCAGCCACCGCCAAGTTGGCCCTCCTGAAGGGCATCGGGGAGGCGAAGGGATGA
- a CDS encoding cyclase family protein, whose amino-acid sequence MSILAPLVAALADGSVEVVDLTSPLGPDTVILELPAPFANTKALSTSPVSNFDDAGPAWAWNDLSLGEHAGTHLDAPTHWITGRDGVSVDRIDPARLVGPVIVIDKTAEVAADADLALTPADFEAWIAEHGELPDGCWVLFRTGWAARSGSKESFLNADDNGPHTPGITPEGAKWLADNPRVVGYGVETVGIDSGQAGGFEPPFPAHHFLLGADTYGLTSLRNLESLPLTGATIVVAPLPIVNGTGSPTRVLALVER is encoded by the coding sequence ATGTCCATCCTTGCCCCACTTGTCGCAGCCCTCGCAGACGGGTCCGTGGAGGTCGTCGACCTCACCAGCCCGCTCGGACCCGACACCGTGATCCTCGAACTGCCAGCCCCGTTCGCCAACACCAAGGCCCTTTCCACCTCGCCCGTGTCGAACTTCGACGACGCCGGCCCCGCCTGGGCCTGGAACGACCTGTCGCTCGGCGAGCACGCGGGCACCCACCTCGACGCGCCGACGCACTGGATCACCGGCCGTGACGGCGTCTCGGTCGACCGGATCGACCCGGCCCGGCTCGTCGGCCCCGTCATCGTGATCGACAAGACCGCCGAGGTCGCGGCAGACGCCGACCTTGCGCTCACGCCGGCCGACTTCGAGGCCTGGATCGCCGAGCACGGCGAACTGCCCGACGGCTGCTGGGTGCTGTTCCGCACCGGATGGGCCGCCCGCTCCGGCAGCAAGGAGAGCTTCCTCAACGCCGACGACAACGGCCCCCATACACCCGGCATCACGCCCGAAGGCGCCAAGTGGCTCGCTGACAACCCCCGGGTCGTCGGGTACGGCGTCGAGACCGTCGGCATCGACTCGGGCCAGGCGGGCGGCTTCGAACCGCCGTTCCCGGCCCATCACTTCCTGCTCGGCGCGGACACCTATGGCCTCACGTCGCTGCGGAACCTCGAGAGCCTCCCGCTGACCGGCGCGACCATCGTCGTGGCTCCGCTGCCCATCGTGAACGGCACCGGGTCGCCGACGCGCGTCCTCGCGCTCGTCGAGCGGTGA